One region of Carya illinoinensis cultivar Pawnee chromosome 8, C.illinoinensisPawnee_v1, whole genome shotgun sequence genomic DNA includes:
- the LOC122318032 gene encoding uncharacterized protein LOC122318032, whose translation MLKFLSRVRIEFNALDPRTASCMEFLAQCNARKAKESNPACQIQVKRRTDDHPPQITVAFVNGVEEVFDATATPAQTIRNMILEKGQLLETEQMFREAGEAWPVIIPEEELYQHAPGTKPRKAEEKKQ comes from the exons ATGTTGAAGTTCCTCTCAAGGGTTCGTATCGAGTTTAATGCCTTGGACCCACGTACAGCCTCGTGCATGGAGTTCTTGGCGCAGTGCAATGCACGCAAGGCCAAAGAGTCCAACCCCGCTTGTCAAATCCAGGTGAAGCGCCGAACCGACGACCACCCGCCCCAGATCACCGTCGCCTTCGTCAACGGGGTCGAAGAGGTCTTCGATGCCACAGCCACGCCGGCCCAGACTATAAGGAATATGATTCTCGAAAAGGGTCAGCTCCTCGAGACCGAGCAAATGTTCCGTGAAGCTGGCGAGGCCTGGCCCGTTATCATCCCTGAGGAGGAGCTATACCAACACGCGCCGGGTACTAAG CCGAGGAAAGCAGAAGAGAAGAAGCAGTAA
- the LOC122318113 gene encoding protein BASIC PENTACYSTEINE6-like, with the protein MDDGGHRENGRHKADQYKTAQGQWLMQHQPTMKQIMGLMAERDAAIQERNLALSEKKAAIAERDMAFLQRDTAIAERNNALLERDNAIATLQYRENSLTSGNMSCPPGCQISRGVKHIHHPQQHTHHLPHMGEASYNTREMHTTDALAISQVASEAAKSRRAKRTKETKGMPSDKKASKSPKKIKRESDDLNKIMFGKTHEWKGGQDMGGGGDDLNRQSGISKSDWKGPDLGLNQVAFDDSTMPAPVCSCTGILRQCYKWGNGGWQSSCCTTTMSMYPLPAVPNKRHTRIGGRKMSGSAFTKLLSRLAAEGHDLSNPVDLKDHWAKHGTNRYITIK; encoded by the exons ATGGATGACGGAGGGCACCGTGAAAATGGCAGACACAAAGCAGATCAATATAAAACAGCTCAGGGTCAG TGGTTGATGCAACATCAGCCAACGATGAAACAAATAATGGGTCTTATGGCTGAAAGAGATGCAGCCATTCAAGAAAGAAACTTGGCCCTTTCTGAGAAAAAGGCAGCTATTGCAGAGCGAGATATGGCATTTTTGCAACGAGATACAGCAATTGCAGAACGAAATAATGCCTTGCTGGAACGGGACAATGCCATTGCTACTCTTCAATACCGGGAAAACTCCTTGACGAGCGGTAATATGTCATGCCCACCAGGATGCCAAATCTCACGGGGGGTGAAACACATCCACCACCCACAGCAGCACACACATCATTTACCCCACATGGGTGAGGCTTCTTACAATACGAGAGAAATGCACACAACTGATGCCCTTGCAATATCACAAGTTGCTTCTGAGGCTGCTAAGTCACGACGGGCCAAACGAACGAAGGAGACCAAGGGCATGCCATCTGATAAGAAGGCTTCAAAATCTCCAAAGAAGATAAAGAGGGAGAGTGATGACTTGAATAAAATCATGTTTGGCAAGACACATGAGTGGAAAGGTGGGCAGGATATGGGTGGTGGAGGTGATGATCTGAACAGACAGTCAGGGATTTCAAAGTCTGATTGGAAGGGACCGGACCTGGGGTTGAATCAAGTTGCATTTGATGACTCAACCATGCCTGCACCAGTATGCTCCTGCACTGGAATCCTGAGGCAGTGTTACAAATGGGGAAATGGGGGTTGGCAATCTTCATGCTGCACCACAACCATGTCAATGTATCCTCTACCAGCTGTGCCCAACAAGCGGCACACTCGCATAGGTGGGAGAAAGATGAGTGGAAGTGCCTTTACCAAGCTGCTCAGCCGTCTTGCAGCAGAAGGACATGATTTGTCAAATCCTGTTGATCTGAAGGACCACTGGGCTAAGCATGGAACAAATCGCTACATCACAATCAAATAG
- the LOC122318114 gene encoding bZIP transcription factor 29-like yields the protein MQNFNASQMGFPVRQLPQNLSPGGSENDNQRPGIPPSHTINPASLLQYSQFIGSSPSSGQWGSQNLSPGVSHSRSLSQPTFSALDSLLPPLSPLPYSEPSTSSLSDPITMDVSMEESAVNSHALSLPSPINGGNAFQVGEGLPPRRGHRRSNSDGIPLGFSTMIQSSPQLTPIGGWGVLDQSISGSENSGVDKPIQLVLKGELKRHSDGNNIANGKGEGISEGVVLDDLFNEFMNLENIDNMNSHGTEEKDMDSRANGPNMKGCDGSDNEVKSRKNDYLNCVQWSSSSFADEKREGKRIACGDTKPTVRHSRSVSIDSYMGNLHFDDESPKLPPIGTRVGQQSPSNAPEGNSTKYCMGFGNGHFNEAELEKIRENAKLAEIALSDPKRAKRVLANRMSAARSKDRKTRYTTDIEHKAQILQTENTTLSIEVTKLQRESTELKSENNELRFRLQAMEQESKLKNALEEALRAEVQHLRLSVVKCGGEGYLVHCMAQQLSIDEQMFQLQHPQVNHSTWEQHVLPQLPHPDGLEPQQENGDVAQQEANA from the exons ATGCAAAATTTCAATGCGTCTCAGATGGGGTTTCCTGTTCGTCAACTACCGCAAAATTTGAGTCCTGGAGGCAGTGAGAATGATAACCAGAGACCTGGTATACCACCCTCACACACGATTAACCCTGCTTCTCTGCTTCAATACTCGCAGTTTATCGGGTCCTCGCCGTCTTCTGGGCAATGGGGTTCCCAGAATTTGAGCCCGGGGGTTTCCCATTCTAGGTCTTTGTCTCAACCTACGTTTTCTGCGCTTGATAGCTTGTTGCCCCCTTTGAGCCCTTTGCCTTATTCTGAACCTTCGACGAGCTCGCTCTCTGACCCAATTACCATGGATGTGTCTATGGAAGAAAGTGCTGTTAATTCTCATGCCTTATCACTTCCTTCGCCCATAAACGGAGGTAATGCATTTCAGGTTGGTGAGGGCCTTCCTCCTCGTAGAGGACACCGGCGCTCCAATAGTGATGGTATTCCATTAGGATTCTCAACCATGATTCAATCTTCACCTCAGTTGACTCCCATTGGGGGTTGGGGAGTTTTGGATCAGTCTATTTCTGGAAGCGAGAATTCAGGGGTGGACAAGCCAATCCAGTTGGTGTTGAAGGGGGAATTGAAGAGGCATAGTGATGGCAATAACATTGCCAATGGGAAAGGTGAGGGAATATCTGAGGGAGTAGTTCTGGATGACTTGTTTAATGAATTTATGAATTTGGAAAACATTGATAATATGAACTCACATGGTACTGAGGAAAAGGATATGGATAGTAGAGCCAATGGCCCGAATATGAAGGGATGTGATGGCAGTGATAATGAAGTGAAAAGTCGCAAGAATGACTATCTAAACTGTGTGCAGTGGTCAAGCTCAAGTTTTGCTGATgagaagagagaaggaaaaagaattgcttgtgGAGACACGAAGCCTACTGTCCGACACTCGAGAAGTGTTTCAATCGATAGTTATATGGGAAATTTGCATTTTGATGACGAATCACCAAAGCTCCCACCTATAGGAACTCGAGTGGGTCAACAATCACCTAGCAATGCACCAGAGGGGAACTCAACTAAGTACTGCATGGGGTTTGGAAATGGTCATTTTAATGAGGCTGAGCTGGAAAAGATCAGGGAAAATGCGAAACTGGCTGAGATTGCACTATCAGACCCCAAACGTGCcaagag GGTTTTGGCTAATCGTATGTCAGCTGCTCGTTCCAAGGATCGGAAGACGCGATACACCACAGACATAGAACACAAGGCACAAATTCTACAGACAGAGAACACCACCTTGTCAATCGAGGTTACAAAGTTACAG AGAGAGTCTACAGAACTTAAGAGTgagaataatgaattgagattcCGCCTTCAGGCCATGGAACAAGAGTCGAAACTCAAAAATG CTTTAGAGGAGGCCTTGAGGGCTGAAGTCCAGCATTTAAGGCTTAGTGTGGTAAAGTGTGGTGGGGAGGGCTACCTCGTGCACTGCATGGCTCAGCAGCTTTCCATTGATGAACAGATGTTCCAGCTGCAGCATCCGCAGGTTAACCATTCGACATGGGAGCAACATGTACTGCCACAGCTGCCTCATCCTGATGGACTAGAGCCCCAGCAAGAGAATGGTGATGTTGCTCAGCAAGAGGCAAATGCATAG
- the LOC122318420 gene encoding protein IQ-DOMAIN 32 isoform X2 encodes MAKSISCFKIITCGSDSADKDDLEVSESKGSGDKRGWSFRKRSARHRVLSNTVISETPSSGNKENPESATLNHPLPANSTVPEKVSVIQSTGEKPQLSTSVNPKVIETIVAAENESTPDVNLEESVVIVIQTAIRGFMGLRMLLKLKNVVKLQAAVRGHLVRNHAVGTLRCVQAIAKMQALVRARRTRLSLEVSCPEKKLDDKHEEGNNSTNTQVNEGVVTKSTITYTSIDKLLSNRFARQLLESTPKTKPIHVKCDSSKPDSAWNWLERWMSVTSLNIVESKKAELITDQEKKEKDEDVVSLVETKVPSEEFMESQDVSSSNKETLERSESEDNLITYDPSNFEFQACHPTSSLQNDVLEQHQSDVNETPLVITSTPNQSTQADSTSQADFNSLSVKPEAETEEPKRSMKRLASEQLETEAKKFVFGSRKVSNPAFIAAQSKFEELISTPNSDKPMSLAYEDAGVESHTDTILSGTDTVIRTKELITAETSAPHSSRAQVGGSECGTELSITSTLDSPDRSEVGAAECGHEAKVLEEGICNPNSTENADVEPKDASVISPSDLSPFVSDQPEKPGDANGESINLEIAANSSQIKPQLEENASDMKRQLDSEIGHQLYRSSPEASPRSHITVPESHGTPSSQVSVRAKKNKTDKSGSNLKRKSLSGGKNSPSNPNPDSGSRSSMEQLPKDQKNGKRRNSFGSPRPDHIEQEPRDSSTNNSLPHFMQATESARAKLQANKSPISSPDVQDRDIYIKKRHSLPGANGRQGSPRIQRSMSQAQQGAKGNERKWQR; translated from the exons ATGGCGAAATCTATCTCATGCTTCAAGATAATCACCTGCGGTAGCGATTCAGCGGACAAAGATGATCTCGAGGTCTCTGAG AGCAAGGGTTCAGGTGACAAACGTGGCTGGAGTTTCCGGAAAAGGTCTGCCCGGCATCGAGTGCTTAGCAACACTGTTATCTCAGAAACTCCCTCTTCTGGAAATAAGGAAAACCCAGAATCTGCTACTCTTAATCATCCCCTGCCAGCCAACTCTACCGTTCCTGAGAAAGTTTCAGTGATACAATCAACAGGTGAAAAACCCCAGTTATCAACTTCGGTGAACCCAAAAGTAATTGAGACCATAGTTGCCGCGGAAAATGAAAGTACGCCTGATGTCAACCTGGAGGAGTCTGTTGTTATTGTCATCCAAACTGCTATCAGAGGGTTTATG GGTCTGAGAATGCTGTTAAAGCTTAAGAACGTTGTTAAATTGCAAGCTGCTGTTCGTGGGCACTTGGTACGGAATCATGCTGTGGGAACCCTACGTTGTGTTCAAGCCATTGCCAAAATGCAAGCTCTTGTTCGTGCCCGACGTACTCGCCTGTCTCTAGAAGTATCATGTCCAGAAAAGAAGTTAGATGATAAGCACGAGGAGGGTAACAATAGTACAAATACCCAG GTGAATGAAGGTGTAGTAACTAAATCAACTATAACGTACACTTCCATTGACAAGCTGCTAAGTAATAGATTTGCTCGTCAG CTGTTGGAATCAACACCAAAGACCAAACCTATCCATGTCAAGTGTGATTCTTCTAAGCCTGATTCTGCTTGGAATTGGTTGGAGAGGTGGATGTCTGTTACTTCACTAAATATTGTGGAGTCAAAAAAAGCAGAGTTAATAACAGatcaagagaaaaaagaaaaggacgaGGATGTTGTGTCACTGGTGGAAACTAAAGTTCCATCTGAAGAGTTTATGGAGTCACAAGATGTGAGTTCCAGCAATAAGGAAACACTAGAGAGGTCTGAAAGCGAAGACAATCTGATTACTTATGATcccagcaactttgaatttcagGCATGCCATCCCACCTCATCTTTGCAAAATGATGTTTTGGAGCAGCATCAGTCTGATGTGAATGAAACCCCATTGGTGATAACTTCTACTCCAAATCAAAGTACTCAAGCAGATTCAACTTCTCAGGCGGACTTCAATTCTCTTTCTGTAAAGCCTGAAGCCGAAACTGAAGAACCCAAACGTTCTATGAAAAGGCTTGCCTCTGAACAGCTTGAGACTGAAGCAAAGAAATTTgtatttggatcaagaaaagtGAGCAATCCTGCATTTATTGCTGCCcagtcaaaatttgaagagcTGATTTCAACGCCCAATTCAGATAAACCAATGAGTCTAGCCTACGAAGATGCTGGAGTTGAATCACATACAGACACGATTTTGTCTGGAACGGATACTGTTATCAGGACAAAGGAGCTGATTACGGCAGAAACTTCAGCTCCCCATAGTTCAAGGGCTCAAGTTGGTGGCTCTGAATGTGGCACTGAACTCTCGATTACCTCTACCCTTGATTCACCTGATAGGTCTGAAGTTGGAGCCGCAGAATGTGGGCATGAAGCCAAAGTTTTAGAGGAAGGAATATGCAATCCTAATAGCACAGAGAATGCTGATGTTGAACCCAAGGATGCATCTGTCATCTCACCATCCGATTTATCGCCCTTTGTCTCAGATCAACCAGAGAAACCTGGTGATGCAAATGGCGAGTCCATTAATCTAGAGATAGCTGCGAACTCCTCACAGATAAAGCCACAGCTGGAGGAGAATGCATCTGATATGAAGAGACAGCTGGACTCTGAGATAGGCCATCAATTGTACCGGTCATCCCCAGAAGCTTCTCCCAGAAGTCACATAACCGTTCCAGAATCTCATGGGACACCTTCTAGTCAGGTGTCTGTGAGAGCTAAAAAGAACAAAACTGATAAGAGTGGATCCAACCTTAAGCGTAAATCACTTTCAGGAGGCAAGAATTCTCCATCCAATCCAAATCCTGATTCTGGCTCAAGGAGTAGTATGGAACAACTGCCTAAAGATCAGAAAAATGGGAAGAGGCGCAATTCCTTTGGTTCACCCAGGCCTGATCATATTGAACAAGAACCAAGAGATAGTAGTACTAATAATTCCCTTCCCCATTTCATGCAAGCAACGGAATCGGCAAGAGCCAAGCTGCAAGCTAACAAGTCTCCAATATCAAGTCCAGATGTGCAAGATAGAGACATTTACATCAAGAAGAGACATTCCTTACCTGGTGCAAATGGGAGGCAGGGGTCTCCACGTATTCAACGGTCAATGTCTCAAGCCCAACAGGGTGCAAAGGGAAATG AAAGAAAATGGCAGAGATGA
- the LOC122318420 gene encoding protein IQ-DOMAIN 32 isoform X1 codes for MAKSISCFKIITCGSDSADKDDLEVSESKGSGDKRGWSFRKRSARHRVLSNTVISETPSSGNKENPESATLNHPLPANSTVPEKVSVIQSTGEKPQLSTSVNPKVIETIVAAENESTPDVNLEESVVIVIQTAIRGFMGLRMLLKLKNVVKLQAAVRGHLVRNHAVGTLRCVQAIAKMQALVRARRTRLSLEVSCPEKKLDDKHEEGNNSTNTQVNEGVVTKSTITYTSIDKLLSNRFARQLLESTPKTKPIHVKCDSSKPDSAWNWLERWMSVTSLNIVESKKAELITDQEKKEKDEDVVSLVETKVPSEEFMESQDVSSSNKETLERSESEDNLITYDPSNFEFQACHPTSSLQNDVLEQHQSDVNETPLVITSTPNQSTQADSTSQADFNSLSVKPEAETEEPKRSMKRLASEQLETEAKKFVFGSRKVSNPAFIAAQSKFEELISTPNSDKPMSLAYEDAGVESHTDTILSGTDTVIRTKELITAETSAPHSSRAQVGGSECGTELSITSTLDSPDRSEVGAAECGHEAKVLEEGICNPNSTENADVEPKDASVISPSDLSPFVSDQPEKPGDANGESINLEIAANSSQIKPQLEENASDMKRQLDSEIGHQLYRSSPEASPRSHITVPESHGTPSSQVSVRAKKNKTDKSGSNLKRKSLSGGKNSPSNPNPDSGSRSSMEQLPKDQKNGKRRNSFGSPRPDHIEQEPRDSSTNNSLPHFMQATESARAKLQANKSPISSPDVQDRDIYIKKRHSLPGANGRQGSPRIQRSMSQAQQGAKGNGTYHHERKWQR; via the exons ATGGCGAAATCTATCTCATGCTTCAAGATAATCACCTGCGGTAGCGATTCAGCGGACAAAGATGATCTCGAGGTCTCTGAG AGCAAGGGTTCAGGTGACAAACGTGGCTGGAGTTTCCGGAAAAGGTCTGCCCGGCATCGAGTGCTTAGCAACACTGTTATCTCAGAAACTCCCTCTTCTGGAAATAAGGAAAACCCAGAATCTGCTACTCTTAATCATCCCCTGCCAGCCAACTCTACCGTTCCTGAGAAAGTTTCAGTGATACAATCAACAGGTGAAAAACCCCAGTTATCAACTTCGGTGAACCCAAAAGTAATTGAGACCATAGTTGCCGCGGAAAATGAAAGTACGCCTGATGTCAACCTGGAGGAGTCTGTTGTTATTGTCATCCAAACTGCTATCAGAGGGTTTATG GGTCTGAGAATGCTGTTAAAGCTTAAGAACGTTGTTAAATTGCAAGCTGCTGTTCGTGGGCACTTGGTACGGAATCATGCTGTGGGAACCCTACGTTGTGTTCAAGCCATTGCCAAAATGCAAGCTCTTGTTCGTGCCCGACGTACTCGCCTGTCTCTAGAAGTATCATGTCCAGAAAAGAAGTTAGATGATAAGCACGAGGAGGGTAACAATAGTACAAATACCCAG GTGAATGAAGGTGTAGTAACTAAATCAACTATAACGTACACTTCCATTGACAAGCTGCTAAGTAATAGATTTGCTCGTCAG CTGTTGGAATCAACACCAAAGACCAAACCTATCCATGTCAAGTGTGATTCTTCTAAGCCTGATTCTGCTTGGAATTGGTTGGAGAGGTGGATGTCTGTTACTTCACTAAATATTGTGGAGTCAAAAAAAGCAGAGTTAATAACAGatcaagagaaaaaagaaaaggacgaGGATGTTGTGTCACTGGTGGAAACTAAAGTTCCATCTGAAGAGTTTATGGAGTCACAAGATGTGAGTTCCAGCAATAAGGAAACACTAGAGAGGTCTGAAAGCGAAGACAATCTGATTACTTATGATcccagcaactttgaatttcagGCATGCCATCCCACCTCATCTTTGCAAAATGATGTTTTGGAGCAGCATCAGTCTGATGTGAATGAAACCCCATTGGTGATAACTTCTACTCCAAATCAAAGTACTCAAGCAGATTCAACTTCTCAGGCGGACTTCAATTCTCTTTCTGTAAAGCCTGAAGCCGAAACTGAAGAACCCAAACGTTCTATGAAAAGGCTTGCCTCTGAACAGCTTGAGACTGAAGCAAAGAAATTTgtatttggatcaagaaaagtGAGCAATCCTGCATTTATTGCTGCCcagtcaaaatttgaagagcTGATTTCAACGCCCAATTCAGATAAACCAATGAGTCTAGCCTACGAAGATGCTGGAGTTGAATCACATACAGACACGATTTTGTCTGGAACGGATACTGTTATCAGGACAAAGGAGCTGATTACGGCAGAAACTTCAGCTCCCCATAGTTCAAGGGCTCAAGTTGGTGGCTCTGAATGTGGCACTGAACTCTCGATTACCTCTACCCTTGATTCACCTGATAGGTCTGAAGTTGGAGCCGCAGAATGTGGGCATGAAGCCAAAGTTTTAGAGGAAGGAATATGCAATCCTAATAGCACAGAGAATGCTGATGTTGAACCCAAGGATGCATCTGTCATCTCACCATCCGATTTATCGCCCTTTGTCTCAGATCAACCAGAGAAACCTGGTGATGCAAATGGCGAGTCCATTAATCTAGAGATAGCTGCGAACTCCTCACAGATAAAGCCACAGCTGGAGGAGAATGCATCTGATATGAAGAGACAGCTGGACTCTGAGATAGGCCATCAATTGTACCGGTCATCCCCAGAAGCTTCTCCCAGAAGTCACATAACCGTTCCAGAATCTCATGGGACACCTTCTAGTCAGGTGTCTGTGAGAGCTAAAAAGAACAAAACTGATAAGAGTGGATCCAACCTTAAGCGTAAATCACTTTCAGGAGGCAAGAATTCTCCATCCAATCCAAATCCTGATTCTGGCTCAAGGAGTAGTATGGAACAACTGCCTAAAGATCAGAAAAATGGGAAGAGGCGCAATTCCTTTGGTTCACCCAGGCCTGATCATATTGAACAAGAACCAAGAGATAGTAGTACTAATAATTCCCTTCCCCATTTCATGCAAGCAACGGAATCGGCAAGAGCCAAGCTGCAAGCTAACAAGTCTCCAATATCAAGTCCAGATGTGCAAGATAGAGACATTTACATCAAGAAGAGACATTCCTTACCTGGTGCAAATGGGAGGCAGGGGTCTCCACGTATTCAACGGTCAATGTCTCAAGCCCAACAGGGTGCAAAGGGAAATGGTACTTATCATCACG AAAGAAAATGGCAGAGATGA
- the LOC122318870 gene encoding zinc finger CCCH domain-containing protein 6-like produces MRGLHKSKRVAWASDVNLCQVRLFLSEESPTQVGLGAQDHLQAKTSLVLHSTGPGSDGNLPPGFEGSHPDKQLQIKLSQIHLIKWRSPSQFVLDFTWQVVAGEESKESEVQSQREMRVLEAVYPRPSAIPPNPSVSVDTEDLMHKDEQTLLIPLTPIEDEDVAVDISPDSVVPFNVPISHQSLLLAPGIPSPSQGSLPTIANPPVQKPPAAMVVGAQPDVVASASAAINAIGKTNEHGNLIDPELLITILSNPKMIEKLVTDYGMATNTQDLPKASSPPVASSDQHPVPINRRVTGTPSSATVLGGPFYPKPNGVGVQHPNPPISPPPVVPVSAPPPVGAPPAKDINYYKSLIQQHGEERPEALPQYGNRHSHQSGANQELTNNHKSRDLRPRIMKPCIYFNSSRGCRNGANCAYQHDTSFQQRGSSVPETQSAKRMKLNREISS; encoded by the exons ATGCGGGGATTGCACAAATCGAAAAGGGTTGCATGGGCTTCAGATGTAAACCTTTGTCAG GTCAGGCTGTTCCTATCAGAGGAGTCACCTACACAAGTTGGGCTGGGTGCTCAAGATCACCTCCAAGCAAAGAcgtcattggttttgcattcaACAGGACCAGGGTCTGATGGTAACCTGCCCCCTGGCTTTGAAGGATCTCATCCTGATAAACAGCTGCAGATTAAGCTGTCCCAAATTCATCTCATCAAATGGAGATCTCCTTCTCAG TTTGTGCTGGATTTCACTTGGCAAGTGGTTGCTGGGGAAGAAAGCAAGGAGAGTGAGGTTCAAAGTCAGAGGGAGATGAGAGTACTCGAAGCTGTTTATCCTCGCCCCTCTGCGATTCCTCCTAA CCCTTCTGTTTCAGTAGATACAGAAGACTTGATGCACAAAGATGAGCAAACTCTTTTGATACCTCTTACTCCTATTGAGGATGAAGATGTGGCGGTAGATATATCACCTGATTCTGTTGTACCATTTAATGTTCCAATAAGCCATCAGTCACTGCTATTGGCTCCTGGAATTCCATCTCCGTCTCAAGGTAGTTTACCTACCATTGCAAACCCTCCAGTCCAGAAGCCACCTGCTGCAATGGTCGTTGGTGCACAACCTGATGTTGTAGCATCTGCATCTGCTGCCATAAATGCAATTGGGAAGACCAATGAGCATGGAAACTTGATTGACCCTGAATTGCTCATTACAATTCTAAGCAACCCAAAAATGATTGAGAAATTGGTTACAGATTATGGAATGGCCACCAATACACAGGATTTACCCAAGGCTAGTTCACCTCCGGTGGCTTCATCGGATCAACATCCCGTACCCATTAATCGGAGAGTAACTGGTACACCCTCATCAGCTACCGTATTAGGTGGACCATTCTACCCTAAGCCAAATGGGGTTGGAGTACAACATCCAAATCCACCAATTTCTCCACCCCCAGTTGTACCAGTTTCTGCTCCACCCCCTGTCGGAGCTCCTCCTGCAAAGGACATCAACTATTACAAGAGCTTGATTCAACAACATGGGGAAGAAAGACCAGAAGCCCTTCCACAATATGGTAACCGTCACAGTCACCAGTCGGGAGCAAACCAGGAATTGACAAATAACCACAAATCGAGAGATCTGAGGCCTAGAATTATGAAACCTTGCATATATTTTAATAGTTCAAGAGGATGTCGGAATGGAGCCAACTGTGCATATCAGCATGATACATCGTTCCAGCAGCGGGGGAGTAGTGTGCCGGAGACGCAAAGTGCAAAGAGAATGAAACTGAATAGGGAGATCAGCAGTTAG